From Blastochloris viridis, one genomic window encodes:
- the frdA gene encoding fumarate reductase (quinol) flavoprotein subunit produces the protein MQIISTDVVVIGGGGAGLRAAIAATEADPALSIALVSKVLPMRSHTVAAEGGSAGVVREDDSLEQHFHDTVAGGDWLCDQDAVEYFVRHCTEEMVQLERWGCPWSRKPDGSVNVRFFGGMTVQRTWFAADKSGFHILHTLFQTSYKYPSIKRFDEYFCADLLVEDGRVRGVLAIEIATGEMVLFACNAVILATGGAGRVFRQNTNAGIVTGEGMGLAFRKGAVLRDMEFVQWHPTCLPGTGILMSEACRGEGAILTNKDGYRYLQDYGLGPLDPWPRAKAMELGPRDRLSQAFWHEDNKGNTIQTPYGSAVNLDLRHLGEKKILERLPLITEAARTFAGVDPVKQPIPVRPAVHYTMGGIATNVHTETAVAGLYAAGECASVGIHGANRLGSNSLAELLVFGKVAGVRAAQHARSVRPASAERTARQADATATRLVRLIDSERGERTVTLRDEMMDAMEAGVGLFRTVNGLKAACAKLAELRQRYRRGVKLDDTNRAFNTEWLAAVELGAMLEVAEAMAHSALWRKESRGAHQRLDLPTRDDKRYLVHTIAKSGGDGTPSIKSAPVTITKSRPGARVYGGAGSKAELT, from the coding sequence ATGCAAATCATCTCAACTGACGTCGTGGTGATCGGCGGCGGCGGTGCCGGCCTGCGCGCTGCCATCGCCGCCACCGAGGCCGACCCGGCCCTCTCCATCGCGCTGGTTTCCAAGGTGCTGCCGATGCGCAGCCACACCGTGGCCGCCGAAGGCGGCTCCGCCGGCGTGGTGCGCGAGGACGACAGCCTCGAGCAGCATTTCCACGACACCGTCGCCGGCGGCGACTGGCTGTGCGACCAGGACGCGGTGGAGTATTTCGTCCGGCACTGCACCGAGGAGATGGTGCAGCTGGAGCGCTGGGGCTGTCCGTGGAGCCGCAAGCCCGACGGCAGCGTCAATGTCCGCTTCTTCGGCGGCATGACGGTGCAGCGCACCTGGTTCGCCGCCGACAAGAGCGGCTTTCACATCCTGCACACGCTGTTCCAGACCTCGTACAAATACCCCTCGATCAAGCGATTTGACGAGTATTTCTGCGCCGACCTCCTGGTCGAGGACGGCCGTGTGCGCGGCGTTCTCGCCATCGAGATCGCCACCGGCGAGATGGTGCTGTTTGCCTGCAACGCCGTCATTCTCGCCACCGGCGGCGCCGGCCGGGTGTTCCGCCAGAACACCAATGCCGGCATCGTCACCGGCGAGGGCATGGGGCTGGCGTTCCGCAAGGGTGCGGTGCTGCGCGACATGGAATTCGTGCAGTGGCATCCGACCTGCCTGCCCGGTACCGGCATCCTGATGAGCGAGGCCTGCCGCGGCGAGGGCGCCATCCTCACCAACAAGGACGGCTACCGCTATCTGCAGGACTATGGCCTCGGCCCGCTCGACCCCTGGCCGCGGGCGAAGGCGATGGAGCTCGGGCCCCGCGACCGCCTGTCGCAGGCGTTCTGGCACGAGGACAACAAGGGCAATACCATCCAGACGCCGTACGGCAGCGCGGTGAACCTCGATCTGCGCCACCTCGGCGAGAAGAAGATCCTGGAGCGCCTGCCGCTGATCACGGAAGCGGCGCGCACCTTCGCCGGCGTCGACCCGGTCAAGCAACCGATCCCGGTGCGGCCGGCGGTGCACTACACCATGGGCGGCATCGCCACCAACGTTCACACCGAGACCGCGGTCGCCGGCCTCTACGCCGCCGGCGAATGCGCCAGCGTCGGCATCCATGGCGCCAACCGGCTCGGTTCCAACTCGCTGGCCGAGCTTTTGGTGTTCGGCAAGGTGGCCGGTGTACGCGCCGCCCAGCATGCGAGGTCGGTGCGGCCGGCGAGCGCGGAGCGCACCGCCCGCCAGGCCGACGCCACCGCCACCCGGCTGGTCCGACTGATCGACAGCGAGCGCGGCGAGCGCACCGTCACGCTGCGCGACGAAATGATGGACGCGATGGAGGCGGGGGTCGGGCTTTTCCGCACCGTGAACGGGCTCAAGGCGGCCTGCGCCAAGCTCGCCGAATTGCGCCAGCGCTACCGCCGCGGCGTCAAGCTCGACGACACCAACCGCGCCTTCAACACCGAGTGGCTCGCCGCCGTCGAACTGGGCGCGATGCTGGAGGTCGCCGAGGCGATGGCGCACTCGGCGCTGTGGCGCAAGGAATCGCGCGGCGCCCACCAGCGGCTCGATCTGCCGACGCGGGACGACAAGCGCTACCTCGTCCACACCATCGCCAAATCCGGCGGTGACGGCACGCCGTCGATCAAGTCGGCGCCGGTGACGATCACCAAGTCGCGGCCGGGCGCGCGCGTCTATGGCGGCGCCGGCAGCAAAGCCGAGCTGACGTGA
- the frdD gene encoding fumarate reductase subunit FrdD — protein MTKPLKRSQEPIFWLLFGGGGTLAALVGVALIVITGILVPTGTGVAADTMSYAAMHAFAAAPFGKAVIFLVIALLLWHGVHRMAASAHHVGLASAHTAQIVLRGIAAVATVACAVLVFSIG, from the coding sequence ATGACCAAGCCGCTGAAGCGTTCGCAGGAGCCGATCTTCTGGCTGCTGTTCGGCGGCGGCGGCACGCTGGCCGCGCTGGTCGGCGTCGCCTTGATCGTCATCACCGGGATCCTGGTGCCGACCGGTACCGGCGTTGCGGCCGACACCATGAGCTATGCCGCCATGCACGCCTTTGCCGCGGCGCCGTTTGGCAAGGCGGTGATCTTCTTGGTGATCGCGCTGCTACTGTGGCACGGCGTGCACCGCATGGCGGCGAGCGCGCACCATGTCGGCCTCGCCAGCGCCCATACCGCGCAGATCGTGCTGCGCGGTATCGCCGCGGTGGCGACCGTGGCCTGCGCCGTGCTGGTGTTCAGCATCGGCTGA
- a CDS encoding succinate dehydrogenase/fumarate reductase iron-sulfur subunit produces the protein MTDTRTIRIEAVRFNPETDQEPRRQSYDVPFTPDMSVLQGLQYIKDHLDGSLTFRWSCRMAVCGSCGMMINDTPKLSCETFLRDLYPGPVKVAPLDNFPIQRDLAIDQTGFLDKLAMIKPYIVAKQDKPLSEGTFRQTPAQLEAYYQYSQCINCLLCYAACPQFGLNDQFVGPAALSLLQRYNLDSRDVGWSVRADVANADIGVWECTVVGYCSEVCPKGVDPMHAINENKVNSALDYIGLKRLVGGR, from the coding sequence ATGACCGACACCCGCACTATCCGCATCGAAGCCGTGCGCTTCAACCCCGAGACCGACCAAGAGCCGCGCCGGCAGAGCTATGACGTGCCGTTCACACCCGACATGTCGGTGCTGCAAGGGCTGCAATACATCAAGGACCATCTCGACGGCTCGCTCACCTTCCGCTGGTCGTGCCGCATGGCGGTGTGCGGCTCGTGCGGCATGATGATCAACGACACCCCGAAGCTGTCGTGCGAGACCTTCCTGCGCGACCTCTACCCCGGGCCGGTGAAGGTGGCGCCGCTCGACAACTTCCCCATCCAGCGCGACCTCGCCATCGACCAAACCGGCTTCCTCGACAAGCTGGCCATGATCAAGCCCTACATCGTGGCGAAGCAGGACAAGCCGCTGTCGGAAGGCACCTTCCGCCAGACCCCGGCGCAGCTTGAGGCCTATTACCAGTACTCGCAGTGCATCAACTGCCTACTCTGCTACGCCGCCTGCCCGCAGTTCGGGCTGAACGATCAGTTCGTCGGCCCGGCGGCGCTGTCGCTGCTGCAGCGCTACAATCTCGACTCGCGCGACGTCGGCTGGTCGGTGCGCGCCGACGTCGCCAACGCCGACATCGGGGTGTGGGAGTGCACCGTGGTCGGATACTGCTCCGAGGTCTGCCCCAAGGGCGTCGACCCGATGCACGCCATCAACGAGAACAAGGTCAATTCGGCGCTCGACTATATTGGGCTGAAGCGCCTTGTGGGAGGCCGGTGA